A region of Photobacterium sanguinicancri DNA encodes the following proteins:
- the rsmS gene encoding pleiotropic regulatory protein RsmS yields MTEKKSPLDNAPEDIKLAVDLIYLLESNDIDPKIALSALAIVKNDLESKVNSQ; encoded by the coding sequence ATGACCGAAAAAAAATCACCGCTAGATAATGCACCAGAAGATATAAAGCTTGCTGTCGATCTTATTTACTTGCTAGAGAGTAATGACATAGATCCTAAAATAGCATTATCTGCACTTGCTATTGTAAAAAATGATTTAGAATCAAAAGTTAATAGCCAGTAA
- a CDS encoding histone deacetylase family protein, with protein sequence MLPLVYHTIYSQLDIPPEHRYPISKYRRLYGHILKTFNVSDLQRLAFFQPQPLSIDTVKSVHHSDYVDALINNTLPVAKMRRIGFPWSEQLIQRTLTSAGGTCRTVELAHQHGLAIHLSGGYHHAHHEFGSGFCLINDLALAAHQALRLDNVDKVMIIDCDVHHGDGTATLCADKDNVVTFSVHCDTNFPARKPDSTIDLALPRHTTTQEYLRVFQPILQLALAQHQPDLVIYDAGVDIHTDDELGYFDVCKDGIYQRDLLVLSHCKQHAIPVAAVVGGGYRADHQQLVVLHSQLIKAALTLI encoded by the coding sequence ATGCTACCTCTTGTTTATCACACCATCTACTCTCAACTGGATATACCACCAGAGCACCGCTACCCGATCAGTAAATACCGCCGTTTATATGGCCATATACTTAAAACCTTTAATGTCAGTGATTTACAACGATTAGCTTTTTTCCAGCCACAGCCACTTTCAATCGATACGGTAAAATCTGTTCACCACTCGGATTATGTTGACGCGTTAATCAATAACACCTTGCCTGTAGCAAAAATGCGCCGAATCGGTTTTCCGTGGAGTGAGCAGTTAATACAGCGAACACTGACATCGGCAGGAGGAACTTGTCGAACAGTAGAACTTGCCCACCAGCACGGCTTGGCCATTCATTTAAGTGGCGGCTACCATCATGCTCACCATGAGTTCGGTAGTGGTTTTTGTCTGATTAACGATCTCGCATTAGCGGCACACCAAGCGCTGCGTTTAGATAATGTAGATAAAGTGATGATCATTGATTGCGATGTACATCATGGTGATGGGACAGCCACACTTTGCGCGGATAAGGATAATGTTGTTACTTTTTCAGTGCATTGTGATACAAATTTCCCCGCAAGAAAACCAGACTCAACCATAGATCTTGCATTGCCACGCCACACTACCACCCAAGAATACCTGAGGGTCTTCCAGCCAATATTGCAGTTAGCACTCGCACAGCATCAACCCGACTTAGTTATTTATGATGCTGGTGTCGACATCCACACTGATGATGAACTTGGTTACTTTGATGTATGCAAAGACGGTATTTATCAACGTGATCTCTTAGTATTATCACATTGTAAGCAACACGCGATCCCCGTTGCGGCTGTAGTCGGTGGTGGCTACCGTGCCGATCACCAACAATTAGTTGTATTACATAGCCAACTAATAAAAGCCGCTCTGACGCTTATTTAA
- a CDS encoding primosomal replication protein, producing MFDVTRLKAHVDQLLKDAAAVDRQRGEAFRPLFDEQLFQSRSKLLTPCVEEISQKIKSLQREQQSGRLLASRTAHICDKIVAQIQAIQRELATQTIRKNEPKQNNTKQRPIHELYQDLAKHQEWERRLVGMSRDKAMMLNRCQSLAEQQILQKEILALEGRVQRCQSAVAQIEKQITFRERQG from the coding sequence ATGTTTGATGTAACCAGATTAAAAGCACACGTTGATCAATTATTAAAAGACGCTGCTGCGGTTGATCGCCAGCGTGGTGAAGCATTTCGCCCTTTGTTTGATGAACAACTCTTTCAAAGTCGCAGTAAATTACTGACACCATGCGTTGAAGAAATTAGTCAGAAAATAAAATCACTGCAACGAGAACAGCAATCAGGCCGATTATTAGCCTCTCGTACTGCACATATCTGCGATAAAATCGTCGCGCAGATACAAGCGATTCAACGTGAACTCGCCACACAAACCATCAGAAAAAACGAACCTAAGCAAAACAACACCAAACAGCGTCCAATCCATGAATTGTACCAAGATTTGGCTAAACACCAAGAATGGGAACGCCGTTTAGTCGGTATGAGCCGTGATAAAGCCATGATGCTCAATCGATGTCAAAGCCTTGCAGAACAACAGATATTACAAAAAGAAATATTAGCTCTTGAAGGGCGAGTACAGCGCTGCCAATCTGCAGTTGCTCAAATTGAAAAGCAGATAACGTTCAGAGAGCGTCAGGGCTAA
- a CDS encoding sulfite exporter TauE/SafE family protein codes for MIEMIEPTTLIILGLVAFLAGFIDAVAGGGGMLTVPALLSLGLPPHIALGTNKLAATFASSTAAWTYYRKQLFSPHFWQLSFIATLVGAIGGTLIVDIISTEWLEKALPLIILAAAGYTIWHPQPKGEQRQLPTDDQKLKKKQWLQGGILGFYDGVAGPGTGAFWTVSSMALYRLDILLASGLAKAMNFTSNITSLITFAILGHINVALGLTMGVCLMMGAYIGAHSAIRFGAKFIRPVFVTVVVILAGKLAWQAWF; via the coding sequence ATGATAGAAATGATTGAACCGACCACGCTCATAATACTTGGGCTTGTGGCATTTTTAGCTGGATTTATCGATGCCGTTGCAGGTGGCGGCGGTATGCTTACCGTTCCAGCACTTTTGTCTTTAGGGCTTCCGCCCCATATTGCCCTTGGCACCAACAAATTAGCAGCGACATTTGCCTCTTCAACTGCGGCATGGACTTATTATCGTAAACAGCTCTTTTCACCGCACTTCTGGCAGTTATCGTTTATAGCCACCTTGGTAGGTGCTATCGGCGGTACTCTAATCGTCGACATAATTAGTACTGAATGGCTAGAAAAAGCCCTTCCGTTAATCATTTTAGCTGCCGCCGGTTATACCATTTGGCACCCTCAGCCTAAAGGAGAGCAGCGTCAACTGCCCACTGACGATCAGAAACTAAAGAAAAAGCAATGGTTACAAGGTGGGATCTTAGGGTTTTATGATGGCGTCGCTGGCCCCGGTACTGGTGCATTTTGGACCGTTTCCAGTATGGCATTATACCGGTTAGATATTCTGCTTGCTTCTGGCTTAGCCAAAGCCATGAATTTCACCAGTAATATTACCTCTCTGATTACCTTTGCCATTTTAGGACATATTAATGTCGCGCTAGGATTAACAATGGGCGTATGTTTAATGATGGGCGCCTATATAGGTGCACATTCAGCAATACGTTTTGGGGCAAAGTTTATCCGTCCTGTCTTTGTGACGGTGGTTGTTATTCTTGCCGGTAAGCTGGCTTGGCAGGCTTGGTTCTAA
- the dinG gene encoding ATP-dependent DNA helicase DinG: protein MLHSQIKSDIKQCYENLGNQLDNFRPRRAQNYLVAEIAKTLAGEYHKKNRMLVAEAGTGIGKSLAYLIAGIPFALFNNKKLLISTATVALQEQLIDKDLPLFNRIYPKEFSFILAKGRQRYCCGHKLAASCDGTSDDQMSFWQEKPKKSDLELLTRMKKAYESGKWDGDRDGWPKQIPDRVWQQIVADKHSCHAGLPKHRQCPFAKAREHLDKADVIIANHALLMADIELGGGIILPEPEQTIYVIDEAHHLPQVARDFSSAAASLKGATNWLEKLNQSVGKLAELADYSKAGRFQSPLQENIQHLIPTLRQIAANIDPSHFSKDGIYRFEHGELPAWLQEEAKGCKDASKKALQALGKLHDLISERLKDNEIAARQGEPALAESGFYLQRLENLEKVWALMAQPCNKKGAPLARWIEKSGDREDDYIIEVSPLEVGYRLDQLLWSRAAGSILVSATLRALNQFTYFCRQAGISESDGVKFLALASPFDYQNNARLVIPALPLEPQADKFTELLIETLPEYLEGETASLVLFSSYWQMNKVAESLQPIAKKNKWQLLVQGDEARHAILKKHKENCKNQVPSILFGTGSFSEGLDLPGDLLKNLIITKIPFAVPTSPVEEAHAEYIESRGGNPFLQISVPEASKKLIQSAGRLLRKEEDSGRVVLLDRRVISRRYGKALLDSLPPFKRIIEHK, encoded by the coding sequence ATGTTACACAGCCAAATAAAAAGCGATATCAAGCAATGCTATGAGAACCTTGGAAACCAGCTTGATAACTTCCGACCAAGGCGTGCTCAAAACTACCTAGTTGCAGAAATAGCCAAAACACTAGCGGGTGAATACCATAAAAAGAACAGAATGTTGGTCGCTGAAGCTGGGACAGGTATCGGTAAATCACTGGCTTATCTGATTGCAGGTATCCCTTTTGCGCTGTTTAACAATAAAAAACTGCTCATTTCAACCGCAACAGTCGCATTGCAAGAGCAACTTATTGATAAAGACCTACCCTTGTTTAACCGCATCTACCCTAAAGAATTCAGCTTTATTCTTGCCAAAGGGCGTCAACGCTATTGTTGTGGCCATAAATTAGCGGCGTCATGCGATGGAACGAGCGATGATCAGATGAGTTTTTGGCAAGAAAAACCTAAAAAGTCTGATTTAGAACTTTTGACTCGCATGAAAAAAGCCTATGAATCAGGGAAGTGGGATGGTGACCGTGACGGCTGGCCAAAACAGATACCTGACCGTGTATGGCAACAAATTGTGGCAGATAAGCACAGCTGTCACGCAGGTTTACCTAAACATCGCCAATGCCCTTTTGCTAAGGCACGCGAACATTTAGATAAAGCCGATGTCATTATTGCAAACCATGCGCTCTTAATGGCTGACATTGAGTTAGGTGGTGGCATTATTCTGCCTGAACCGGAGCAAACCATTTATGTAATAGATGAAGCCCATCACTTACCACAAGTGGCACGTGACTTTTCATCTGCCGCTGCAAGCTTAAAAGGCGCGACTAATTGGTTAGAAAAGCTCAATCAATCTGTCGGGAAACTCGCTGAGCTAGCTGACTACAGTAAAGCAGGTCGCTTCCAGTCACCCTTACAAGAAAATATTCAGCATCTAATTCCAACCTTGCGCCAAATAGCAGCAAATATCGATCCGAGCCATTTTAGCAAAGATGGAATCTATCGCTTTGAACACGGTGAGCTTCCTGCTTGGTTACAAGAAGAAGCAAAAGGCTGTAAAGATGCCAGTAAGAAGGCACTACAAGCGTTAGGCAAATTACATGACTTAATTTCTGAGCGATTAAAAGATAATGAAATTGCAGCACGTCAAGGTGAACCCGCTTTAGCTGAGTCTGGCTTTTACCTGCAACGTCTAGAAAATCTTGAAAAGGTATGGGCGCTAATGGCGCAGCCTTGTAATAAGAAAGGTGCCCCTCTTGCACGGTGGATTGAAAAAAGCGGTGATCGTGAAGATGATTATATTATCGAGGTTTCACCACTCGAAGTGGGTTACCGCTTAGACCAACTATTATGGAGTCGTGCCGCGGGGTCTATTTTAGTTTCAGCAACCTTGCGCGCACTTAACCAGTTTACCTATTTTTGTCGCCAAGCCGGTATTTCTGAATCAGATGGTGTGAAATTCCTAGCCCTTGCATCTCCGTTTGATTACCAAAACAACGCGCGTTTAGTGATCCCTGCATTACCTTTAGAACCACAAGCTGATAAATTCACCGAGCTATTGATTGAAACCTTACCTGAATATTTGGAAGGCGAAACCGCGAGCTTGGTGTTGTTTTCTTCTTATTGGCAGATGAATAAAGTCGCGGAAAGCTTGCAGCCTATCGCCAAGAAAAATAAATGGCAATTACTCGTTCAAGGTGATGAAGCGCGACACGCCATTCTAAAAAAACATAAAGAAAACTGTAAAAATCAGGTTCCGAGCATTTTATTTGGTACTGGCAGCTTCTCTGAAGGGCTTGATTTACCTGGTGATTTACTTAAAAACTTGATCATCACTAAAATTCCATTTGCCGTGCCGACTTCACCAGTTGAAGAAGCACACGCGGAATACATCGAAAGCCGAGGTGGGAACCCGTTCTTACAGATTTCTGTACCAGAAGCGAGTAAAAAACTGATTCAATCTGCTGGGCGTTTACTGCGAAAAGAAGAAGATTCTGGTAGAGTAGTTTTGCTCGACCGACGCGTAATTTCACGCCGTTATGGCAAAGCATTATTAGACTCATTACCACCGTTTAAGCGGATTATCGAACATAAATAA